A single genomic interval of Helianthus annuus cultivar XRQ/B chromosome 6, HanXRQr2.0-SUNRISE, whole genome shotgun sequence harbors:
- the LOC110905281 gene encoding protein FAR1-RELATED SEQUENCE 5-like, whose product MHMTFTIAMHFYMDSEYVFLRHLKIRQQMSLIERLFFFAGMTSSGRSESIHSSFDGYVKSKTMLNEFVIQYDKVVAARRDAEEDEDFKTKNSKPVLSSVNMIEAKAGSRYTRNLFDEFKKEWTEATFNLTHETISKTLEEIKYKVGQLGIDKIYQRNVNFRISDKIDVTCSCAKFETYGMLCKHILYVLKKRHVETLPDHYILPRWTLDVRYKSDNCTIGLEDIYKGNEVSALRLWCVQSNFSKAIEQARDSPSEIKRLDTILLKFLEEQSIRTKSKPFEIASQDANVGSSKVNMIPQISIRDPLVHTNTKGRPKSASRIKSSLEAPKKRSCSFCKKVGHYINGCPEKKELESKLERE is encoded by the coding sequence ATGCATATGACTTTTACAATCGCTATGCATTTTTACATGGATTCGGAATACGTATTTCTTCGGCATTTAAAAATAAGACAACAAATGAGCCTTATTGAAAGATTGTTTTTTTTTGCTGGCATGACATCAAGCGGAAGAAGCGAGAGTATTCATTCTTCTTTTGACGGATATGTAAAATCAAAGACCATGTTAAATGAGTTTGTAATACAATATGATAAAGTTGTTGCGGCTCGAAGGGATGCCGAAGAAGATGAAGACTTCAAGACCAAGAATTCCAAGCCAGTTCTTTCTTCTGTTAATATGATAGAGGCAAAAGCAGGTTCACGTTACACTAGAAATCTCTTTGATGAATTCAAAAAAGAATGGACAGAGGCTACCTTCAATTTAACTCATGAGACCATCAGCAAGACTTTAGAAGAAATCAAATATAAGGTTGGACAATTGGGTATTGATAAAATATATCAGAGAAATGTTAACTTTCGTATTTCCGATAAGATAGATGTCACATGCTCATGTGCAAAGTTTGAAACATATGGGATGTTATGCAAGCATATCTTATATGTCTTGAAGAAGAGACATGTTGAAACTCTTCCTGATCATTATATTTTACCTAGGTGGACACTTGATGTTAGGTATAAATCGGATAATTGCACTATTGGGCTCGAAGACATATATAAAGGAAATGAAGTTAGTGCGTTAAGATTATGGTGTGTTCAATCTAATTTTAGTAAAGCGATCGAACAAGCAAGAGACTCTCCATCTGAGATAAAGAGACTAGATACAATCTTGTTGAAATTTTTAGAAGAGCAAAGTATTCGAACAAAATCAAAACCGTTTGAGATTGCTTCACAAGATGCTAACGTGGGAAGTTCGAAAGTAAACATGATTCCTCAAATTTCTATTCGTGATCCACTAGTTCATACGAATACTAAAGGTCGTCCCAAAAGTGCAAGCAGAATCAAATCTTCCCTAGAAGCACCAAAAAAGAGAAGTTGTTCTTTCTGCAAAAAAGTTGGT